The Schizosaccharomyces pombe strain 972h- genome assembly, chromosome: I genome contains a region encoding:
- the pgt1 gene encoding plasma membrane glutathione transmembrane transporter Pgt1, with the protein MTARNSASIPTSIRKTSENEVSGDETPAGVGNLSTKTASKTSLTFRQSSSDESTSSYSGNHHNINIQHHPNRPFRTNSSSFSPNDYSISESPSKSKKDGVHVSAVQLDNETDSEVESEVEELERELEAIEDSVYPEVRAAVNPTDDVNLPVNTWRTWVLTTIFVIVFAAVNQFFSLRYPALSISFIVAQLILFPLGKLLNLLPNWKIGYGRFSFYLNSSPFNVKEHAAITIAVSLTSSTAYATNILSAQTSFYKQNLSWGYKILIVLTSQMLGYGFAGLTRRWIVYPAAMIWPQTLVSTVLFRTLHGNSGNDIGVLKNNRISANGWTISRYRFFAYVMIGSFVFYWFPGFIFKGLSYFTVLCWIWPKNRVVNQLFGYNSGLGILPLTFDWQQVVYNSNPLASPWWVICNTFGSVVLIFWIVVPILYYKGVWFSNYLPMLSSSTFDHTGVSYNSSRVLNSDYSFNHTKYESYSPLYMPMSYSMSTALNFAAVTAIFTHCALYNGKDIWQRLWKESGKDECIHRKLMRNYKEAPQWWYATLFIVVFGLTIFTVRYYDTQCPVWALIVALLIFIVNFIPQGVLEGITNQHVGLNIITELIGGYILPGKPLANLMIKLYGFIPMRQGLEFSRDLKLAQYMKIPPRILFFVQLFATILGGITQVAVQEWMNYHIPGICTTSQSNGFTCPNGRSIYNASLIWGAIGPAKMFSKGKPYYPLIFFFLIGAVAPFITWGLRKRFPKSWIGKLNAPVLFTGPGNIPPATGINYSSWAIVGFIFNYVIRKRAIHWWRKYNYVLAAAMDSGVAVAGVVIFLCVSYPGGKITWWGNTVYTKTYDWKSVPYRSLGPNETFGYTNW; encoded by the coding sequence ATGACAGCTCGCAATTCTGCTAGTATTCCTACCAGTATTAGGAAAACATCTGAAAATGAAGTCTCTGGAGATGAGACACCAGCTGGAGTTGGGAATTTATCTACAAAGACGGCCTCTAAGACTTCGCTGACTTTTCGACAGTCTTCTTCTGACGAGTCGACGAGCAGTTATAGTGGAAACCACCATAATATTAACATTCAACATCACCCTAATCGTCCTTTTCGGACcaattcatcttcattcAGTCCAAATGACTACAGCATAAGTGAAAGTCCTAGTAAATCGAAGAAGGATGGCGTGCATGTCTCAGCGGTTCAACTTGACAATGAAACCGACTCTGAAGTCGAGTCAGAAGTAGAAGAGTTGGAACGTGAATTAGAAGCCATTGAAGATTCTGTTTACCCAGAAGTTCGTGCTGCCGTAAATCCTACTGACGACGTTAATTTGCCTGTGAACACTTGGAGAACTTGGGTGCTTACCACCATATTTGTAATAGTTTTCGCTGCTGtgaatcaattttttagtcTACGTTATCCGGCTTTGAGCATCAGTTTCATTGTCGctcaattaattttatttcctcTAGGAAAACTATTGAACTTGTTACCAAATTGGAAGATTGGTTATGGTCGattctctttttatctTAATTCTTCCCCCTTTAACGTTAAAGAACATGCAGCCATTACAATCGCTGTTTCCCTAACATCATCTACCGCTTATGCCACGAATATCCTGTCCGCCCAAACTAGCTTCTATAAACAAAACCTCTCGTGGGGTTATAAAATACTTATTGTGCTTACCTCGCAAATGCTGGGTTATGGATTTGCCGGTCTCACTAGACGCTGGATTGTGTATCCAGCTGCTATGATCTGGCCTCAAACTTTAGTAAGCACTGTTCTGTTTAGAACACTTCACGGTAATAGTGGAAATGACATTGGggtattaaaaaataacagGATATCTGCTAATGGCTGGACCATTTCCAGATATCGCTTTTTTGCATATGTAATGATTGgatcatttgttttttactGGTTTCCTGGGTTCATATTTAAAGGTCTTTCTTATTTTACCGTTCTTTGCTGGATATGGCCAAAGAATCGTGTTGTAAATCAGTTATTTGGATACAACTCCGGTCTTGGCATTCTTCCCCTTACATTCGACTGGCAGCAAGTCGTTTACAACAGCAATCCATTGGCTTCTCCCTGGTGGGTAATTTGCAATACTTTTGGATCGGtggttttaattttttggattgtCGTTCCTATCTTGTACTATAAAGGTGTTTGGTTCTCTAATTATTTACCCATGCTTTCATCTTCAACATTTGATCACACCGGTGTAAGCTACAACTCTTCACGTGTTCTTAATAGTGATTACTCATTTAATCATACAAAATATGAATCATATTCACCCTTATATATGCCTATGTCCTATAGCATGTCAACTGCTTTGAATTTTGCTGCTGTGACAGCTATTTTCACACATTGCGCTTTATACAATGGAAAAGATATATGGCAACGCTTATGGAAAGAGTCTGGTAAAGATGAATGCATTCATCGGAAGCTGATGCGCAATTATAAGGAAGCACCTCAGTGGTGGTATGCCACATTGTTCATCGTAGTCTTTGGCTTAACCATTTTCACAGTTCGTTACTATGATACGCAATGTCCTGTGTGGGCTCTCATTGTTGCcttgttgatttttattgtaAATTTCATTCCTCAAGGTGTTCTTGAAGGCATTACAAATCAGCATGTCGGTCTCAATATTATCACTGAGCTAATTGGCGGTTATATTTTACCTGGGAAACCTTTAGCTAATTTGATGATTAAACTGTATGGGTTCATTCCTATGCGGCAAGGGCTAGAGTTTTCTCGTGATCTTAAACTCGCTCAATATATGAAAATACCTCCAcgtatattattttttgttcagCTTTTTGCTACAATCCTCGGTGGAATTACCCAGGTTGCTGTACAGGAATGGATGAATTATCACATTCCAGGTATTTGTACAACTTCACAATCAAATGGCTTTACTTGTCCCAACGGTCGTTCCATCTATAATGCCTCCTTAATTTGGGGTGCAATTGGGCCCGCtaaaatgttttcaaaaggaAAACCATATTACccattgatttttttctttttgataGGTGCAGTTGCTCCTTTTATAACATGGGGTTTGAGAAAAAGGTTTCCTAAGTCGTGGATTGGAAAGCTTAATGCTCCGGTCCTTTTCACTGGTCCTGGCAATATTCCTCCCGCTACTGGAATTAACTATTCTTCTTGGGCAATTGTTGggtttatattta